A genomic region of Serratia fonticola contains the following coding sequences:
- the kdpD gene encoding two-component system sensor histidine kinase KdpD, whose protein sequence is MVDEEQQRPDPDSLLALANEKPRGKLKVFFGACAGVGKTYAMLQEAQRQRAQGLDVLIGVVETHGRSETAALLDGLTILPQKRIQHRGRLLQEFDLDAALARHPALILMDELAHSNAYGSRHPKRWQDVEELLDAGIDVLTTVNVQHLESLNDVVGGVTGVRVRETVPDHVFDEATEVVLVDLPPDDLRQRLNEGKVYIPGQAERAIEHFFRKGNLIALRELALRRTADRVDDQMRAFRDNQGREKVWHTRDSILLCVGHNSGNEKLVRIAARLAARLGCHWHAVYVETPKLHRLPESQRRAILRALRLAQELGAETATLSDPSEERAVLRYAREHNLGKIIIGRRGEQRWKLRGSFADRLGHLGPDLDLVIVALENDTPLPQTKDHDGRPFAEKWRFQLRGCAVAVALCALITLMSQWLLPGIDSANLVMVYLLGVAIVALFFGRWPSVLAAVINVASFDLFFVQPEWSFAVSDMQYLLTFAVMLIVGITIGNLTAGVRYQARVARYREQRARHLYEMSRGLSQALSKEDIAKTSRHFLSSSFQAKTVLLLPQEDGVLKQMVGEEGGLLSVDEAIARWSYDKGLPAGAGTDTLPGVPYQLLPIRNTKQTFGLLAIEPNNLRQLMVPEQQRLLQTFAVLIASALERLHLARSAEEAKLDAEREQLRNSLLAALSHDLRTPLTVLFGQAEILTLDLAAEGSSHAPQASQIRQQVLSTTRLVNNLLDMARIQSGGFNLRKEWQSLEEIVGASLHMLEPLLTLHEIRVELPQEMVLINCDGSLLERVFTNLLENANKYAGADAIIGIRARTLPEWLEVEVWDNGPGIPAEQTQLIFDKFSRGNKESAIPGVGLGLAICRAIIEVHDGRIWAENREEGGASFRFMLPLEKAPEMEGEDFDL, encoded by the coding sequence ATGGTGGATGAAGAACAGCAACGGCCCGATCCCGACAGCCTGCTGGCGTTGGCCAATGAAAAACCGCGCGGCAAACTGAAAGTGTTCTTTGGCGCTTGTGCCGGGGTAGGCAAAACTTACGCGATGCTGCAAGAAGCCCAACGGCAAAGAGCACAGGGGCTTGACGTGCTGATTGGCGTGGTCGAAACCCATGGCCGTAGTGAAACGGCTGCGCTGCTCGATGGCCTGACAATCCTGCCACAAAAACGTATCCAGCACCGTGGACGCCTGCTGCAGGAATTCGATCTGGATGCCGCTCTGGCCCGCCACCCGGCCCTGATCCTGATGGACGAACTGGCACACAGTAATGCCTACGGTTCACGTCACCCCAAACGCTGGCAGGATGTGGAAGAGTTGCTGGATGCCGGCATCGACGTGTTGACCACGGTTAACGTCCAGCATCTGGAGAGCCTCAATGACGTCGTTGGCGGCGTTACCGGGGTTCGGGTCAGGGAAACCGTGCCCGATCACGTTTTCGATGAAGCCACAGAAGTAGTTCTGGTGGATCTGCCGCCAGACGATCTGCGCCAGCGATTAAATGAGGGCAAAGTCTATATCCCAGGCCAAGCCGAGCGCGCCATTGAGCACTTCTTCCGTAAAGGTAACCTGATCGCCCTACGTGAATTGGCGCTACGCCGAACGGCGGACCGCGTTGACGATCAGATGCGTGCCTTTCGTGATAACCAAGGCCGAGAAAAAGTCTGGCACACACGAGACAGCATTCTGTTGTGTGTTGGCCACAATAGCGGTAACGAAAAACTGGTGCGCATTGCCGCACGCCTCGCCGCACGCCTAGGCTGCCACTGGCATGCGGTTTACGTTGAAACCCCGAAACTGCACCGGTTACCTGAAAGCCAGCGGCGAGCTATCCTGCGCGCACTTCGGCTGGCGCAAGAGTTGGGGGCTGAAACCGCCACGCTTTCCGACCCCTCCGAAGAGCGCGCCGTATTGCGTTATGCCCGTGAACATAACCTGGGCAAGATCATTATCGGCCGCCGGGGCGAACAGCGCTGGAAACTGCGTGGCAGCTTTGCCGACCGCCTTGGCCACCTCGGCCCGGATCTCGATCTGGTGATCGTAGCGCTGGAAAACGATACGCCACTCCCCCAAACCAAAGATCACGACGGCCGCCCTTTTGCCGAGAAATGGCGTTTTCAGTTACGCGGTTGTGCCGTTGCCGTCGCGCTATGTGCCCTTATCACGCTGATGTCTCAGTGGCTGCTGCCCGGTATTGATTCCGCCAACCTGGTGATGGTGTATCTGCTCGGGGTGGCTATTGTCGCGCTGTTCTTTGGCCGCTGGCCCTCGGTACTGGCTGCGGTGATAAACGTGGCCAGCTTCGATCTGTTTTTCGTCCAGCCCGAATGGTCTTTTGCCGTTAGCGATATGCAATATCTGCTGACCTTTGCCGTCATGCTGATCGTCGGCATCACTATTGGTAATCTGACCGCCGGAGTACGTTATCAAGCCCGGGTAGCACGCTATCGGGAACAACGGGCACGGCATCTGTATGAAATGTCCCGAGGGCTCAGCCAGGCATTGAGCAAAGAAGATATCGCCAAAACCAGCCGCCACTTTCTCTCCAGCAGTTTCCAGGCCAAGACCGTGCTACTGCTGCCGCAGGAGGATGGTGTACTGAAACAAATGGTCGGGGAAGAAGGCGGCCTGCTGTCCGTGGATGAGGCCATCGCACGCTGGAGTTATGATAAAGGCCTGCCGGCAGGCGCAGGCACGGATACGTTGCCTGGCGTCCCCTATCAGTTGTTACCCATCCGCAACACTAAACAGACCTTTGGTCTGTTGGCCATCGAACCAAATAACCTGCGCCAGTTGATGGTGCCGGAACAACAGCGGCTGCTTCAGACGTTTGCCGTTTTGATCGCCAGCGCACTTGAACGCTTGCATCTGGCACGCAGTGCCGAAGAAGCCAAGCTGGATGCCGAGCGCGAACAGCTGCGTAACTCGCTGCTGGCCGCCCTTTCGCACGATCTGCGTACCCCTCTCACCGTGCTGTTTGGTCAGGCAGAAATTCTGACGTTGGATTTGGCGGCGGAAGGTTCCAGCCATGCACCACAAGCCAGCCAAATCCGCCAACAGGTATTGAGCACGACACGTCTGGTGAACAACTTACTGGACATGGCACGTATTCAATCCGGCGGTTTTAACCTGCGCAAAGAGTGGCAATCGCTGGAAGAGATCGTCGGGGCATCACTGCATATGCTGGAACCACTACTGACGCTGCATGAAATCCGGGTTGAGCTACCGCAAGAGATGGTCTTGATCAACTGTGACGGCAGCTTGTTGGAGCGGGTGTTCACTAACCTGTTGGAAAATGCCAATAAATATGCCGGAGCCGATGCTATCATTGGCATACGTGCCCGCACCCTGCCAGAATGGTTGGAAGTGGAGGTTTGGGATAACGGCCCGGGTATCCCGGCAGAACAAACACAGCTCATCTTCGATAAGTTCTCGCGCGGTAATAAGGAGTCTGCAATTCCGGGCGTTGGCTTGGGGTTAGCGATTTGTCGTGCCATTATTGAAGTACACGATGGCCGCATCTGGGCAGAAAACCGCGAAGAAGGCGGAGCCAGTTTCCGCTTTATGCTACCGCTGGAAAAAGCCCCCGAGATGGAGGGTGAAGACTTTGACTTATAA
- the kdpE gene encoding two-component system response regulator KdpE, translating to MTTSPTNILIVEDEKEIRRFVRTALESEGLRVFESETLQRGLIEAGTRKPDLIILDLGLPDGDGLNYIRDLRQWSSIPVIVLSARNAEEDKIAALDAGADDYLSKPFGIGELLARVRVALRRHSSSQQESPLVCFSDITVDLINRSVLRNGEDLHLTPIEFRLLAELLANSGKVITQRQLLSHVWGPNYVEHSHYLRIYMGHLRQKLEADPARPRHLLTETGVGYRFMP from the coding sequence GTGACCACATCGCCAACCAACATCCTGATTGTTGAAGACGAGAAAGAGATCCGCCGCTTCGTGCGTACCGCGCTGGAGAGTGAAGGCCTGCGGGTGTTTGAAAGTGAAACGCTGCAGCGTGGGCTGATTGAAGCGGGCACGCGCAAGCCTGATCTGATTATTCTCGATCTGGGGTTGCCGGATGGCGACGGGTTGAACTATATCCGCGATCTGCGCCAATGGAGCAGCATTCCGGTGATTGTGCTTTCCGCACGTAATGCCGAAGAGGACAAGATTGCCGCATTGGATGCCGGGGCAGACGACTATCTCAGCAAACCCTTTGGTATCGGCGAGCTGTTGGCACGGGTTCGCGTGGCACTGCGTCGCCACTCCAGCAGCCAACAGGAAAGCCCGCTGGTATGCTTTTCGGATATCACTGTCGATCTGATCAACCGCAGCGTATTACGTAATGGTGAGGACCTTCACCTGACGCCCATCGAGTTTCGGTTGCTGGCAGAACTGTTGGCCAACTCTGGCAAGGTGATTACCCAGCGCCAGTTACTCAGCCACGTCTGGGGGCCAAACTATGTCGAACACAGCCATTACCTGCGGATTTACATGGGTCACTTGCGGCAGAAACTGGAGGCCGATCCGGCGCGGCCCAGGCATCTACTCACTGAGACCGGCGTCGGTTATCGGTTTATGCCCTGA
- a CDS encoding DUF3861 domain-containing protein codes for MPGHRFRITVEALTDRKGEPVEKPELVFEVENHDDILAIVERIQGREDLNFGAQNSAAFAVGLKLFSEVMMENRKHPLFEPLRDAFKEFMIGLKKGGRE; via the coding sequence ATGCCAGGCCATCGTTTCCGTATTACCGTTGAAGCATTAACCGATCGCAAAGGGGAGCCGGTAGAGAAACCCGAACTGGTGTTCGAAGTTGAAAATCATGACGACATTCTTGCGATTGTCGAGCGTATCCAAGGGCGGGAGGATTTGAACTTCGGGGCACAGAATAGCGCAGCATTTGCCGTCGGGCTGAAGCTGTTTTCTGAAGTGATGATGGAGAATCGCAAGCATCCGCTGTTTGAACCGCTGCGGGACGCTTTTAAAGAATTTATGATCGGCCTGAAGAAAGGAGGGCGAGAGTAA
- a CDS encoding PadR family transcriptional regulator: protein MFHRFARHHSHDHHECREEGHGHHRRGGRHHFGGRGREDYQRSGHDGEEHGRGGRGRHRLFEHGDLRLVLLALVARNPSHGYELIKAIEEASSGLYVPSPGVIYPTLTLLEEQDFLAPANPGNGRKSYQITELGKQELQKHQAAVDVIFARLAATEHHRRHEGNLAEGISEVMHRLRYLLRGNMMRADLTQEQVERINQALLTAVEAIEAEMAQPQQSQENN, encoded by the coding sequence ATGTTTCATCGATTTGCACGCCATCACTCGCACGACCACCACGAATGTCGGGAGGAGGGGCATGGCCACCATCGCCGCGGCGGTCGTCATCATTTTGGCGGAAGAGGTCGGGAAGATTACCAACGTAGCGGCCATGATGGAGAAGAACATGGCCGTGGCGGACGTGGTCGCCATCGTCTGTTTGAGCACGGCGATCTGCGTCTGGTACTGTTGGCGCTGGTCGCGCGCAACCCGAGCCATGGCTACGAACTGATCAAGGCGATTGAAGAAGCCTCTTCTGGCCTGTATGTGCCAAGCCCTGGCGTGATTTATCCAACCCTGACGTTGCTGGAAGAACAGGACTTCCTCGCGCCAGCTAACCCGGGGAACGGGCGTAAAAGCTACCAAATCACCGAACTTGGCAAGCAGGAATTACAAAAGCACCAAGCCGCCGTAGACGTGATTTTTGCGCGCTTGGCAGCGACCGAACACCACCGTCGCCATGAGGGCAACTTGGCCGAAGGGATTTCTGAAGTCATGCACCGCCTGCGTTATTTGTTGCGTGGCAATATGATGCGTGCGGATTTGACGCAGGAGCAGGTTGAGCGCATCAACCAGGCACTGCTGACCGCCGTAGAGGCGATCGAAGCCGAAATGGCACAACCACAGCAATCCCAGGAGAATAACTGA
- the pgm gene encoding phosphoglucomutase (alpha-D-glucose-1,6-bisphosphate-dependent) → MANDPRAGQPAQQSDLINVAQLTSQYYVLQPEAGNPAHAVKFGTSGHRGSALRQSFNEAHILAIAQAIAEVRRQQGTTGPCYVGKDTHALSEPAFISVLEVLTANGVDVIVQENNGFTPTPAVSHAILCYNRKGGAQADGIVITPSHNPPEDGGIKYNPPNGGPADTNLTSVIEKRANELLTLKLQGVQRQSLDKAWNGGHLHAQDLVQPYVEGLVDIVDMPAIQRAGLKLGVDPLGGSGIAYWQRIAEHYKLDLTLVNDSIDQTFRFMHLDHDGIIRMDCSSESAMAGLLALRDKFDLAFANDPDYDRHGIVTPAGLMNPNHYLAVAINYLFQHRPQWGANVAVGKTLVSSAMIDRVVADLGRKLVEVPVGFKWFVDGLFDGSFGFGGEESAGASFLRFNGTPWSTDKDGIIMCLLAAEITAVTGENPQHHYDDLAKRFGAPSYNRLQAPATSAQKAALSKLSPEMVKASTLAGDPITARLTAAPGNGASIGGLKVMTDNGWFAARPSGTEEAYKIYCESFLGAEHREKIEREAVEIVSEVLASAK, encoded by the coding sequence ATGGCGAATGACCCACGTGCCGGGCAACCCGCTCAGCAAAGTGATTTGATCAACGTAGCGCAACTGACGTCGCAGTACTATGTACTACAACCTGAAGCTGGTAATCCGGCTCATGCGGTAAAATTTGGCACATCAGGGCATCGTGGCAGTGCGCTACGTCAGAGCTTTAATGAAGCGCATATTCTGGCGATTGCCCAGGCGATTGCCGAAGTACGTCGCCAGCAGGGGACCACGGGGCCGTGCTATGTGGGTAAAGACACCCATGCGCTGTCTGAGCCCGCTTTTATTTCCGTGCTGGAAGTGTTAACGGCCAACGGTGTTGACGTTATTGTCCAGGAAAACAACGGGTTTACGCCAACCCCTGCCGTGTCACACGCTATTCTTTGCTATAACCGCAAAGGGGGAGCACAGGCCGACGGTATCGTGATCACGCCTTCGCATAACCCGCCAGAAGATGGCGGCATTAAATACAATCCGCCAAATGGTGGCCCCGCCGATACCAACCTGACTTCCGTTATCGAAAAGCGTGCCAACGAACTGCTGACGCTCAAGCTACAGGGCGTTCAACGTCAGTCGCTGGATAAAGCCTGGAATGGCGGCCATCTACATGCGCAGGATCTGGTGCAACCTTACGTTGAAGGGCTGGTGGATATCGTTGATATGCCCGCCATCCAACGTGCGGGGCTGAAGCTGGGAGTTGACCCGCTGGGTGGTTCCGGCATTGCCTACTGGCAGCGTATTGCCGAGCATTACAAACTGGATCTGACGCTGGTTAATGACTCCATCGATCAGACGTTCCGTTTTATGCACCTCGATCATGACGGCATCATCCGTATGGACTGCTCGTCCGAGTCGGCTATGGCGGGTCTGTTGGCCCTGCGTGACAAGTTCGATCTGGCGTTTGCCAACGATCCTGACTATGACCGCCACGGTATCGTTACGCCAGCTGGCCTGATGAACCCGAACCATTATCTGGCCGTTGCCATCAATTACCTGTTCCAGCACCGTCCGCAGTGGGGTGCTAACGTTGCCGTGGGCAAAACGCTGGTTTCCAGTGCCATGATCGACCGCGTGGTGGCCGATCTGGGCCGTAAACTGGTGGAAGTACCGGTTGGTTTCAAATGGTTTGTTGATGGTCTGTTTGACGGCAGCTTTGGGTTCGGTGGTGAAGAGAGCGCTGGGGCTTCGTTCCTGCGCTTCAACGGGACACCTTGGTCTACTGATAAAGACGGTATCATCATGTGCCTGCTGGCGGCGGAAATCACCGCGGTAACCGGTGAGAATCCGCAGCACCACTATGACGATCTGGCTAAACGCTTTGGGGCACCAAGTTATAATCGTCTTCAGGCGCCTGCAACCTCAGCGCAGAAAGCGGCGCTGTCCAAGTTGTCCCCAGAAATGGTGAAAGCCAGCACGTTGGCGGGGGATCCTATCACTGCGCGCCTGACGGCTGCACCGGGTAACGGTGCTTCCATCGGTGGACTGAAAGTGATGACCGACAATGGCTGGTTTGCTGCTCGTCCTTCAGGCACCGAAGAGGCGTACAAGATCTACTGCGAAAGCTTCCTGGGTGCAGAGCACCGTGAAAAGATCGAGCGTGAAGCGGTTGAGATCGTCAGTGAGGTACTGGCCTCAGCCAAGTAA
- the seqA gene encoding replication initiation negative regulator SeqA, whose amino-acid sequence MKTIEVDEELYRYIASHTQHIGESASDILRRMLKFTAGQPVRTAPAIAGAQAEPPAVAAPAQRPRDRVRAVRELLLSDEYAEQNKAVNRFMLVLSTLYTLDAAGFAAATDALHGRTRTYFAGDQQTLLANGTHTKPKHVPGTPYWVITNTNTGRKRSMIEHIMQSMQFPAELIEKVCGTV is encoded by the coding sequence ATGAAAACTATAGAAGTCGACGAGGAACTTTACCGCTATATTGCTAGCCACACGCAGCATATTGGTGAAAGTGCGTCTGATATTTTACGGCGTATGCTTAAGTTTACCGCAGGGCAACCGGTGCGCACTGCGCCTGCTATTGCGGGCGCTCAAGCGGAACCTCCTGCAGTTGCCGCTCCGGCACAACGGCCGCGCGATCGCGTACGCGCTGTGCGTGAGCTACTGCTGTCGGATGAATACGCTGAACAGAATAAGGCTGTAAATCGTTTTATGCTGGTACTTTCCACCTTGTACACTCTGGATGCGGCTGGTTTTGCGGCGGCGACGGATGCTCTGCATGGCCGTACCCGCACCTATTTTGCCGGCGATCAGCAGACCTTGCTGGCAAATGGAACGCACACCAAACCAAAACACGTACCAGGCACTCCGTACTGGGTGATCACCAATACCAATACTGGCCGCAAACGCAGCATGATTGAACACATCATGCAGTCCATGCAGTTCCCGGCGGAACTGATCGAGAAAGTGTGCGGTACTGTCTAA
- a CDS encoding serine hydrolase encodes MNKMKTGFCLLALCLGVALQANATQTSTDCPVAQLSVCPAPLDTQLPDVKDMLTWNQQQRVIGFRSDYRSYPGDVFKAGKAVPLPREIKDLSAVSYQYQGHDYRLADYLARNSVTGMMVIKEGKIVWDYYGGGNTKTTLWTSRSVGKSVVSTLVGAALKEGKIASLDDEIVKYNPDVRGTAWEHVTVRQLMQHTSGVVWDEDYTNPKSDFAQLTQCEANKDTYDCVNRLIKDPKRKAYAKPGQVWSYSSGGAWLLGDTLEKATGKSLAHYLQEKIWQPYGMVHDGVWHSYQVGKHDVGAHGFNATLEDWGKFGLFIMNDGVLPDGSKVLPDNWVTDARRWTQAEKSVTAAHPDGSYGYQWWNNSVPANAENVGPKHGLASQDTLWALGIFGQMIAVNPQQKLVIVQWSTWPKAEPSFSAQPLEASLMFNAIANKLAK; translated from the coding sequence ATGAACAAAATGAAAACAGGGTTTTGCCTTCTTGCGTTGTGTTTGGGTGTGGCGTTACAGGCTAACGCGACACAAACGTCAACCGATTGCCCGGTTGCACAGTTGAGTGTTTGCCCAGCCCCTCTGGACACTCAGTTGCCCGATGTGAAAGACATGCTGACATGGAACCAGCAGCAACGCGTCATCGGGTTTCGCAGCGACTATCGTTCTTATCCGGGGGATGTGTTTAAAGCCGGTAAGGCGGTTCCTCTGCCACGCGAAATCAAAGATCTGTCCGCTGTCAGCTATCAATACCAAGGGCATGATTACCGGCTTGCCGATTATCTGGCGCGCAATAGCGTGACCGGCATGATGGTGATTAAAGAGGGCAAAATAGTCTGGGATTACTATGGCGGCGGCAATACCAAGACGACGCTGTGGACATCGCGTTCCGTGGGTAAATCAGTAGTTTCAACGTTGGTCGGCGCCGCGCTCAAAGAGGGAAAAATTGCGTCGTTAGATGATGAGATTGTTAAATATAACCCAGACGTTCGTGGCACCGCCTGGGAACATGTCACTGTGCGGCAGCTTATGCAACATACGTCGGGCGTTGTCTGGGATGAAGATTATACCAATCCAAAATCTGATTTTGCTCAGTTGACTCAATGTGAGGCCAATAAAGACACCTATGACTGTGTGAACCGGTTAATCAAAGATCCTAAGCGTAAAGCCTATGCCAAACCGGGGCAGGTATGGTCTTACTCTTCGGGGGGAGCATGGCTGCTTGGCGATACGTTGGAAAAAGCCACGGGTAAATCACTGGCACACTATCTGCAGGAAAAAATCTGGCAGCCTTACGGCATGGTTCATGATGGAGTATGGCACAGCTATCAGGTCGGCAAGCATGATGTCGGGGCGCATGGATTTAATGCAACCTTGGAAGACTGGGGGAAATTTGGGCTATTCATCATGAATGATGGTGTGTTGCCAGATGGAAGCAAAGTGTTGCCGGATAACTGGGTCACCGATGCCCGTCGCTGGACCCAGGCGGAAAAATCGGTTACGGCGGCGCACCCTGACGGCAGTTACGGCTACCAATGGTGGAATAACAGCGTTCCCGCCAATGCCGAAAACGTTGGGCCAAAACACGGGTTGGCGAGTCAGGATACGCTGTGGGCATTAGGGATCTTTGGGCAGATGATTGCCGTCAATCCACAGCAGAAGTTGGTGATCGTTCAATGGTCTACCTGGCCGAAAGCCGAACCATCATTCAGTGCCCAGCCGCTGGAAGCGTCACTGATGTTTAACGCTATCGCGAATAAATTGGCGAAATAA
- the ybfF gene encoding esterase produces the protein MNFIMKLHYQLLAAEAATPATLPVLLIHGLFGNLDNLGVLARDLNQQHTVIKVDLRNHGLSPRAEEMTYPAMAQDLLTLLEELQIEKAIVIGHSMGGKAAMALTAIAPERIERLVAIDIAPVDYHTRRHDKIFTALQAVTDAGITQRQQAAQLMRTTLDEEGVIQFLIKSFHAGSWRFNLPVLIEQYANIIGWQDVPPWPHPTLFIRGGLSPYVQESYRDDIARQFPQARAYVVAGSGHWVHAEKPEAVLRAIHRFIDEA, from the coding sequence ATAAACTTCATCATGAAATTACATTATCAATTGTTGGCCGCAGAGGCCGCCACGCCCGCAACCTTACCGGTGCTCCTGATCCACGGCCTGTTCGGCAATCTGGATAATCTTGGCGTGCTGGCACGCGATCTCAATCAACAGCATACCGTCATTAAGGTGGACCTGCGCAATCATGGGCTTTCCCCGCGCGCCGAAGAGATGACCTACCCTGCAATGGCACAGGATCTGTTGACGCTGCTAGAGGAATTACAGATCGAAAAAGCCATCGTGATTGGCCATTCGATGGGCGGTAAGGCGGCGATGGCGCTGACGGCGATTGCCCCTGAACGTATTGAACGGTTGGTGGCAATCGATATTGCTCCGGTGGATTACCACACCCGGCGTCATGACAAGATCTTTACCGCACTGCAAGCCGTCACTGATGCTGGCATTACTCAGCGGCAGCAGGCTGCTCAATTGATGCGTACAACGCTGGATGAAGAAGGCGTGATCCAATTCCTGATCAAATCGTTCCATGCAGGGAGCTGGCGTTTTAATCTGCCGGTGTTGATTGAACAATACGCCAATATTATCGGCTGGCAGGACGTTCCCCCTTGGCCACATCCAACGCTGTTTATTCGCGGCGGGCTCTCTCCTTATGTGCAGGAGAGTTACCGTGACGACATCGCTCGCCAGTTCCCGCAGGCCCGAGCTTACGTCGTCGCCGGTAGCGGCCATTGGGTTCATGCAGAGAAACCCGAAGCGGTGTTACGTGCCATTCACCGCTTTATTGACGAAGCCTGA
- the ybfE gene encoding LexA regulated protein, with protein sequence MAKEQTDRTTLDLFADERRPGRPKTNPLSRDEQLRINKRNQLRRDKVRGLRRVELKINADAVDALNKLADQRNISRSELIEQMLLAQLAEEQPES encoded by the coding sequence ATGGCAAAAGAACAAACGGATCGCACAACGCTGGATCTGTTCGCAGATGAACGCCGCCCGGGGCGCCCGAAAACCAACCCACTTTCCCGTGATGAACAGCTTAGGATCAATAAGCGTAATCAGCTACGGCGTGACAAAGTGCGGGGATTACGGCGTGTGGAGCTGAAAATTAATGCCGACGCGGTAGATGCTCTGAATAAACTGGCGGACCAGCGTAATATCAGCCGCAGTGAATTAATTGAACAGATGCTGCTGGCTCAACTGGCGGAAGAACAGCCAGAATCATGA
- the fldA gene encoding flavodoxin FldA, which translates to MAHVGIFFGSDTGNTENIAKMIQKQLHQKYGNDVAQIHDIAKSSKEDLEAFDILLLGIPTWYYGEAQCDWDDFFPTLEDIDFNGKLVALFGCGDQEDYAEYFCDAMGTIRDIIEPRGAAIVGHWPTKGYHFEASKGLADDNHFIGLAIDEDRQPELTNERVEAWVKQICEELSLADIIG; encoded by the coding sequence ATGGCTCATGTAGGCATTTTCTTTGGCAGCGATACTGGCAATACCGAAAACATTGCCAAGATGATCCAAAAACAACTTCACCAAAAATACGGTAACGACGTCGCGCAAATCCACGATATTGCTAAAAGCAGCAAAGAAGATCTGGAAGCGTTTGATATCCTGCTGCTCGGTATCCCAACCTGGTACTACGGCGAAGCACAGTGTGACTGGGATGATTTCTTCCCGACGCTGGAAGATATCGACTTTAACGGCAAACTGGTTGCTCTGTTCGGCTGCGGCGATCAGGAAGACTATGCGGAATATTTCTGCGATGCCATGGGCACGATCCGCGACATCATTGAACCACGCGGTGCCGCCATCGTTGGTCATTGGCCAACCAAAGGTTACCATTTCGAAGCGTCCAAAGGCCTGGCAGACGACAACCACTTTATCGGCCTTGCCATTGACGAAGATCGTCAGCCAGAACTGACCAACGAACGTGTAGAAGCCTGGGTTAAGCAAATCTGTGAAGAACTCAGCCTGGCCGATATCATCGGCTAA
- the fur gene encoding ferric iron uptake transcriptional regulator, with the protein MTDNNTALKKAGLKVTLPRLKILEVLQDPECHHVSAEDLYKKLIDMGEEIGLATVYRVLNQFDDAGIVTRHNFEGGKSVFELTQQHHHDHLICLDCGKVIEFSDESIEVRQRDIAKQHGIKLTNHSLYLYGHCETGDCRENETLHDKK; encoded by the coding sequence ATGACTGACAACAATACCGCATTGAAGAAGGCCGGCTTAAAAGTCACGCTTCCGCGACTCAAAATCCTGGAAGTATTGCAGGATCCGGAATGCCATCACGTCAGTGCGGAAGATCTGTACAAGAAACTGATAGATATGGGTGAAGAGATTGGCTTGGCTACGGTTTACCGCGTGCTGAACCAATTTGATGATGCGGGTATCGTCACCCGTCACAACTTTGAAGGTGGCAAGTCCGTATTCGAGCTGACACAGCAGCATCATCACGATCACCTGATTTGCCTCGATTGCGGCAAAGTGATCGAGTTCAGCGATGAGTCTATCGAGGTTCGCCAGCGTGATATCGCCAAGCAGCACGGCATTAAGCTCACCAACCACAGCCTGTATCTTTACGGCCACTGTGAAACCGGTGATTGCCGCGAAAACGAAACCCTGCACGACAAGAAATAA